ATGTGGATGGCCGGTTTCCCAGGTCTGTTTTGGGGCACTATGATGGGCTTTGCATCATTCATTCCGGTCGTAGGTACCGCGCTTATCTGGATCCCGGCGACGGCGTATTTGCTGATTACCGGTGAAACTGGTTGGGGGCTATTCTTAGCTATCTGGAGTATCGCCGTTGTTGGCTCTATCGATAATGTGCTGCGCCCACTGCTCATGCAAGGCAGTGCTGGCATGAACACCCTAATGATTTTCTTCTCACTGCTGGGTGGTATCCATTTATTTGGTCTTATCGGTCTGATATACGGACCGCTTATCTTTGCGATTACCATGGTACTGTTCAACATGTACGAAGAGGAGTTTAAAGAATTCCTCGACGGGCAAGATAGAAGCTAGAGTCTTTTTTCAGGGAGGGGTTTGTGAGAGAATCGCCTCCCTTTTTATTTCGAGAGAAACATCGCCATGGCAAGCTACATCGCACCCAGTCAAATCGCAGAACGACAACTAGAGTATTTTGCAGACAAACGTGTATTGGTCATTGGCGAAATTGAGGACAGCTTTCCAATTGAACTGAGTCGCCACTGCGACAAGGTGACGGTTTTTACCAGCAACTACATTACCTATCGCTCCCTACAATCATCATCGAAGATTCGCACTCTATTCGGTGCATCACTTCCTGATGATATTGATGCAGATATGATCTTGCTGTACTGGCCAAAAGCGAAAGCTGAGGCACAAATGCTGCTGCACATGTCGCTGGCTGCGCTCGGCAAAGAGACAGAGATCGTCGTCGTTGGTGAAAATCGCTCAGGGGTAAAAAGCATTGAAAAAATGTTTGCCTCTTATGGCCCTATCAACAAGTACGACTCTGCAAGACGCTGCTCCTTCTATTGGGGTGTATGCCACGAAACGCCTGCAGCGTTTGACCTGCATAGCCAATTTAAGACTTATGATGTCGAACTCAACGGTGTTGAGATAAAGGTTAAAAGCCTGCCAGGTGTATTTAGCCATGGTGAATTTGATCACGGCACCCAATTGCTGCTCAATAACCTACCAGAGCTAAAAGGCAAAGTCCTCGACTTTGGTTGCGGTGCCGGCATTATCGGCGCTTACATGGGAATTAAAAACCCAGACATCAAGCTAAACCTGTGTGATATCAATGCCTTTGCTATTGAGTCAAGCAAACAAACCCTAGAGGCGAATGGCTTGTCTGGCGAGGTGTTCGCCTCTGACGTCTACTCCGACACAGGCAAGGGCTATGACTTCATCGTCAGTAACCCACCTTTTCATGCGGGCCTAGACACCAGCTACTCAGCAACCGAAACCCTCTTGGCTGACGCACCTAACCAGCTAAATAATCAAGGCCAGCTTTGGATTGTTGCCAACAGTTTCCTAAGGTATCCACCTATCATTGAGCAGCATTTTGGCAACTGTGAGACTGTCGACAAAAATCGCAAGTTCGCCATTTATCACGCAGCAAAATAAGCACTTTACAGCATATTGTCTTCTACCACTTGGTGACATCTTTTGGATCCAAGTGGTGCATTAAATACGCGTTTCATCACCACAAACCTCCATTTTTCCTACAACCTTAACCACCCATACACATTTTTGTGTGCCTCAACACGCTTTGCCCGTCACTTACTTGCCAACAAAAATTAAGTCGATAAATTGGTTAGGTTAAGAGTATCTTATTGATAATGTGAGAGTGCATAACCCCTATGTTGAAGTTGCGTCGCAAACAGAAGTTCAAACGGTTGCAAAATACCTTGATGATGGCGTTTTTGGTGTTAAGTATTACGCCGCTGACGATCATCGCTTTGTTCTTTCTAAACGCACACAGCCAAGATCTCCGCGATCAAAGCACCTCTCATCTTGTGTCACTGCGCGACACCAAACAACAACAGCTACTCAACTATTTCCAAGCGCAAGAATCTGAAGCCATGGGGTTTGTTCGCTCTGAGCTTGCCTATGCAAGTGGTGGACGCTTCTATGGCCTGGTCAATGCATTTCAACGTCTTGGTGACGATGTAGAGCAAGCAAGAAAGCATGCCCAGGAGCGCTATATTCAAGGCTCTGGTGATAAAATCAAAACCGCGATTCTCCCAGATTCCAGCAGTTTTGTTGGTAGTGAGCGCTACCGACTGTTGCACAAACGTTATCATCGAGCTTTTATGGAGCACCTAAAGCGCTCCGATTTTGACGACATCATTTTAGTGGATCTGTCGGGTAACGTGACCTACTCGGTATACAAATACGACTACTTCGGTACCAATCTAGAAACCGGTGATTTTTCAACGCAGGTATTAGGTGAAACCTTTAAGCGTCTCAAGTCAGAGGTCAGCAGCAAACGCAAAGAAAATGAAGAATACACGCCTGTCATTGTCTCGGATTTTGCTCGCTACAATGACAAACAGTACGCTTGGATCGGCGCGCCCATCATACAGCAAGGCTATCTTCACAGTTATGCCATGTTCCGCTTGCCGATAAGTGGCATCACCAAACTCATCACTGACGGCACACCAGCAGACATTGATATTCTTTTAGTTGGTAGCGATCACTCAGCGAAATTACTCGGACTCACGCCAGAAACTATCGCCAACAGTGACAAAGTCATCGCCATGGCGCTATCAGGCATCTCGGATGTCAGCAGCTATCAAAGTGCCCTAGGTGAAGATTACTTTGCCGCATTCACTCCTATTGCGCTGGGCACAACACATTGGGCGTTAGTTGTCGAAACGCCAGAAGCCATCGCGTTTGCCAGCGTAAAACAGCTTGAAACCTTATTTGTGATCGCCATGCTCACCGCCATCGTTGTGGTGGTTGCTGCCTCGCATTACCTGTCTAACTTCATTACCTCACCACTTCTCAAGTTAACATGGGCAGCGGAGCGTGCCTCTGGTGGCGATCTAGAACCTTCCATTATTAGCCTAGAGCGCGGTGACGAAATTGGTCGCCTGGCATTGAGCTTTGAGCGAATGAGACGCTCGATTAAAGACAAGATTGAGCTGATTAAGAGTCAAAACCAAGAGCTCGAACAGAGCCTTGCCATCATCAAGAAACAAAATGAGGAGTTGCAGGTTGCAGACAAACTAAAAGATGAGTTCCTAGCCACTA
This window of the Vibrio maritimus genome carries:
- the rsmC gene encoding 16S rRNA (guanine(1207)-N(2))-methyltransferase RsmC is translated as MASYIAPSQIAERQLEYFADKRVLVIGEIEDSFPIELSRHCDKVTVFTSNYITYRSLQSSSKIRTLFGASLPDDIDADMILLYWPKAKAEAQMLLHMSLAALGKETEIVVVGENRSGVKSIEKMFASYGPINKYDSARRCSFYWGVCHETPAAFDLHSQFKTYDVELNGVEIKVKSLPGVFSHGEFDHGTQLLLNNLPELKGKVLDFGCGAGIIGAYMGIKNPDIKLNLCDINAFAIESSKQTLEANGLSGEVFASDVYSDTGKGYDFIVSNPPFHAGLDTSYSATETLLADAPNQLNNQGQLWIVANSFLRYPPIIEQHFGNCETVDKNRKFAIYHAAK